The following are encoded together in the Azospirillum lipoferum 4B genome:
- the pyrF gene encoding orotidine-5'-phosphate decarboxylase, translating to MTAPASRIYCSVDTTEIDAARRIAGQVAGAVGGIKLGLEFFIAQGPAGVRAVVGEDGPPLFLDLKLHDIPNTVAGGVRAALPLKPAFMTIHSSGGPAMMRAAAETAATAGADRPKILAVTVLTSLDEGDLGAVGQSVPVADQVVRLARLAKASGVDGVVCSPAEVALVRAACGPDFILMVPGIRPAWAATNDQKRIMTPAEALAAGADHLVIGRPITADPDPAAAARRIVAEIHDNFGGTA from the coding sequence ATGACCGCGCCAGCCTCGCGCATCTATTGCTCCGTCGACACCACCGAGATCGACGCCGCCCGCCGCATCGCCGGGCAGGTGGCCGGGGCCGTCGGCGGCATCAAGCTGGGGCTGGAGTTCTTCATCGCCCAGGGGCCGGCCGGCGTCCGCGCCGTGGTGGGGGAGGACGGGCCGCCGCTGTTCCTCGACCTGAAGCTGCATGACATCCCCAACACGGTGGCGGGCGGCGTGCGCGCGGCGCTGCCGCTGAAGCCGGCCTTCATGACGATCCATAGCTCCGGCGGGCCGGCGATGATGCGCGCGGCGGCGGAGACGGCGGCGACTGCCGGTGCGGATCGTCCGAAGATCCTGGCCGTCACCGTTCTGACCAGCCTGGACGAGGGCGATCTCGGTGCCGTCGGGCAGTCGGTGCCGGTGGCAGACCAGGTGGTGCGGCTGGCCAGGCTCGCCAAGGCGTCCGGGGTGGACGGCGTCGTCTGCTCCCCGGCCGAGGTGGCGCTGGTCCGCGCGGCCTGCGGACCCGATTTCATCCTGATGGTGCCCGGCATCCGCCCGGCCTGGGCCGCCACCAACGACCAGAAGCGCATCATGACCCCGGCGGAGGCGCTGGCCGCCGGGGCCGACCATCTGGTCATCGGCCGCCCGATCACCGCCGATCCCGACCCGGCCGCCGCCGCCCGCCGCATCGTCGCCGAAATCCATGATAATTTTGGGGGGACCGCATGA
- a CDS encoding biliverdin-producing heme oxygenase produces the protein MGPARQALRAATRESHDRLDKAAVLQPLVRPDITADQYARALAVLHGFNAPVERALGEAGSARMALLRQDLRVLGTDPDALPELGGLPPLDNSPARLAARYVLDGSAHGGRAMLPGITRALGFDARRGARFLASDGLDMAGAWKALMVRLEEELADPAALAVACATAAGLFAALERWTAEQWGEQRG, from the coding sequence ATGGGACCGGCAAGGCAGGCGCTGCGCGCCGCGACGCGGGAAAGCCACGACCGGCTGGACAAGGCGGCAGTCCTGCAGCCGCTGGTCCGGCCGGACATCACGGCCGACCAGTATGCCCGCGCGCTGGCCGTGCTCCATGGCTTCAACGCGCCGGTCGAGCGGGCGCTGGGGGAGGCTGGTTCGGCGCGGATGGCGCTGCTGCGCCAGGATTTGCGGGTTCTCGGCACCGATCCGGACGCGCTGCCGGAATTGGGGGGCCTGCCGCCGCTCGACAACTCGCCGGCCCGGCTGGCGGCGCGCTACGTCCTGGACGGCTCGGCCCATGGCGGTCGGGCGATGCTGCCGGGGATCACCCGCGCTCTGGGGTTCGATGCCCGGCGCGGCGCGCGCTTCCTGGCGTCGGACGGGCTGGACATGGCCGGCGCCTGGAAGGCGCTGATGGTCCGGCTGGAGGAGGAGCTTGCCGATCCGGCGGCGCTGGCCGTCGCCTGCGCCACCGCCGCCGGCCTGTTCGCAGCGCTGGAACGGTGGACGGCGGAGCAGTGGGGGGAGCAGAGGGGTTGA
- a CDS encoding ABCB family ABC transporter ATP-binding protein/permease, translated as MRRSLPPSPPASPDSSAFSRPSGDLRAAIRSLAPYIWPQESVETRVRVVLAMLLLVGAKVANVYVPIFYKHAVDALTPAGGAGVGAAVAIPLGLIVAYGLARVTSLIFAELRDAVFATVAQRTIRKVALSVFRHLHALSLRFHLERQTGGLTRSLERGTRAIESLLRYTLFSIVPTLVEIALVCAILWKLFSVWFALATFVTVMGYILYTFFVSEWRIKFRRLMNDTDSKANTKAIDSLLNYETVKYFGNEEHEARRYDGALQSYEAAAVRSQQSLSLLNVGQSAIISLGLAVVMGMAAKGIADGTMSLGDFVLVNTYLLQLYQPLNFFGVVYREIKQSLIDIESMVTLLAVDREVADSPHAKPLQIDGAELRFENVEFGYDPRRAILKDVSFTVPAGKTVAIVGPSGAGKSTISRLLFRFYDVNGGRVTIDGQDLRDVTQASLRASIGIVPQDTVLFNDTVFYNIAYGRPGASPAEVERAARLAHIHDFIMALPDGYQTTVGERGLKLSGGEKQRVAIARTILKDPAILLFDEATSALDTHTEREIQANLREVSRGRTTLVIAHRLSTVIDADEILVLEAGRVIERGRHADLLAARGAYAALWARQQESSQGPTPLPGVLAPT; from the coding sequence ATGCGCCGCAGTCTTCCGCCAAGCCCCCCGGCCAGCCCCGATTCCAGCGCCTTCTCCCGTCCTTCCGGCGATCTGCGCGCGGCGATCCGCTCGCTTGCCCCCTACATCTGGCCGCAAGAGTCCGTGGAAACGCGGGTGCGGGTGGTGCTGGCGATGCTCCTGCTGGTGGGGGCGAAGGTCGCCAACGTCTATGTGCCGATCTTCTACAAGCATGCGGTGGACGCCCTGACCCCGGCCGGCGGGGCGGGGGTGGGAGCGGCCGTCGCCATCCCCCTGGGACTGATCGTCGCATACGGCCTTGCCCGCGTCACTTCGCTGATCTTCGCCGAGCTGCGCGACGCCGTCTTCGCCACGGTGGCGCAGCGGACCATCCGCAAGGTGGCGCTGTCGGTGTTTCGGCACCTGCACGCGCTGTCGCTGCGCTTCCATCTGGAACGCCAGACCGGCGGCCTGACCCGCTCGCTGGAGCGCGGGACCCGGGCCATCGAGTCGCTGCTGCGCTACACCCTGTTCTCCATCGTGCCGACGCTGGTGGAGATCGCGCTGGTCTGCGCCATCCTGTGGAAGCTGTTCAGCGTCTGGTTCGCGCTGGCCACCTTCGTCACGGTGATGGGCTACATTCTCTACACCTTCTTCGTGTCGGAATGGCGGATCAAGTTCCGCCGCCTGATGAACGACACCGACAGCAAGGCCAACACCAAGGCCATCGACAGCCTGCTGAACTACGAGACGGTCAAGTATTTCGGCAACGAGGAGCATGAGGCCCGCCGCTATGACGGCGCCCTGCAGAGCTATGAGGCGGCGGCCGTGCGCAGCCAGCAGAGCCTGTCGCTGCTGAATGTCGGCCAGTCGGCGATCATTTCGCTGGGGCTGGCGGTGGTGATGGGCATGGCCGCCAAGGGCATCGCCGACGGCACGATGTCGCTGGGCGACTTCGTGCTGGTGAACACCTACCTGTTGCAGCTCTACCAGCCCCTGAACTTCTTCGGCGTCGTGTATCGCGAGATCAAGCAGTCGCTGATCGACATCGAATCGATGGTGACGCTTCTGGCGGTCGACCGCGAGGTGGCCGACTCGCCCCATGCCAAGCCGCTGCAGATCGACGGGGCGGAGCTGCGCTTCGAGAATGTGGAGTTCGGCTACGACCCGCGCCGGGCGATCCTGAAGGATGTCAGCTTCACCGTGCCGGCTGGCAAGACGGTCGCCATCGTCGGCCCGTCCGGGGCGGGCAAATCCACCATCAGCCGGCTGCTGTTCCGCTTCTACGACGTCAATGGCGGTCGGGTGACGATCGACGGACAGGACCTCCGCGACGTCACCCAGGCCTCGCTGCGGGCGTCCATCGGCATCGTCCCGCAGGACACCGTGCTGTTCAACGACACCGTCTTCTACAACATCGCCTATGGCCGCCCCGGCGCCAGCCCGGCGGAGGTGGAGCGGGCGGCAAGGCTGGCCCACATCCACGACTTCATCATGGCGCTTCCCGACGGCTATCAGACCACGGTGGGCGAGCGCGGGCTGAAGCTGTCCGGCGGCGAGAAGCAGCGCGTCGCCATCGCCCGCACCATCCTGAAGGACCCGGCGATCCTGCTGTTCGACGAGGCGACGAGCGCGCTCGACACCCACACGGAGCGCGAAATTCAGGCCAACCTGCGCGAGGTCAGCCGCGGCCGAACCACGCTGGTCATCGCCCACCGGCTGTCCACCGTGATCGACGCCGACGAGATCCTGGTGCTGGAGGCCGGCCGGGTGATCGAGCGCGGCCGTCATGCCGACCTGCTGGCCGCCCGCGGCGCCTATGCCGCCCTGTGGGCGCGGCAGCAGGAGTCCAGTCAGGGGCCGACGCCGCTGCCCGGCGTGCTGGCGCCGACCTGA